Proteins encoded by one window of Venturia canescens isolate UGA chromosome 2, ASM1945775v1, whole genome shotgun sequence:
- the LOC122406466 gene encoding uncharacterized protein, which produces MVTLMSEDTTETVQNVSTVEIHSSDSLVHSLPRSSKPCELDTQNFNKQRNSATLSDSAATVYLNTEINNMAPTITLLGYNLQQTAECSSQSPKSLYRDNNGNILELSSLSKSHPRSILQDVETCSLDTPDIDARHSLINISDPAKTAGLNTEPNMVQTDMESKRISKELVEDSLEPMHTDDIAHNSESPTLNESSSQRILQEFDECSLDTPAFDAQHSLINVSDPAKTAELNTEPNMLQTDMESKRISKELVEDSLEPIHTDDIAHNSESPTLNESSSQHILQEFDECSLDTPAFDAQHSLINVSDPAKTAELNTELNMVQTNMESNCMSKELAEDSSEPIHTDDIPDNSELSTLNESFPQRVLRESYIQSLNTLDFDGQHGSIYCFDPAETAEFSTEIDTAQVGTQNKNILEQSMTYSSQSLDNDNIDNATFSKEQTNAENVISSSDGNDEEWLPAEVQYTMNPVLDQILLNNDDYLQSEKNLENVGEDEQIIEEESIECEGTMVDERLRRSNRRRNVILSPFPERGTSESVSLPRLSPTMTNDATEQSHDDSVTDEDYIPTEASSSSDEFLNATNNSNTSAGREKNVPTNNCIHSREKDSGVLNISGRAATGSVDDTNLSVQTSAQKKSEKKYFCMYCHKLYSKLPRHLETVHIKENDVKKFSMLKRGSKERREVIDALRNNGTFNFNTNPKFNTGELMVCRRPNPKYKRTAKDYKTCVSCLKSHSMRNIRHHYAKCRKDGIKNQRSILVLGKAIEGRLHKEASEKLRLEVFPPLREDDVVRLIRYDRLLIIWGNKLCAKYTPHYQHAMIRSRLRRMGNLVLTAKVVNPDITDCASLYDPKVYDDVVKAVRIVARYNESEGEFGAPSLGMNLGTYIKQIGAILVNEYVKSDESEKERRVEQFLKIFKVDFHIDINNVALENQRKNQRQRKIILPSEGDIRTFMQYIGSETKITYEKLETKFSYKEWFKLCELLAVGMVVFSRRRTGEISNISVDDYRNPLKLDDRTDKELYQNLSPQAKAAADRYTLISIRGKKGRQVRVLLYPQLVKGIDLILKYRETAGVPSNNKFLFGLRSRNPKKTMTIDACDAMRKHSGRCGAAFPDTLRGTKLRKNIATKCHRLNLNDNEISDLANFMGHSERIHRDIYRQPIVEREIIGISRLLEEVLNDESDDEDSGDDQALTDNNPTQSQAAHGIERSTDPSSSRHSSILNDIESPEISDTNVEINENEYIERNNKPKNANQNIQKGTKRPWTQREKSIVTKAFSKYLKEKRLPSFTEIKELQKQYSDILGHRTPAQVKAWVNNQNRATSKR; this is translated from the exons ATGGTAACCTTAATGTCAGAGGATACTACTGAAACAGTGCAAAATGTGTCTACTGTTGAAATACATTCTTCTGACTCGTTGGTTCATAGTCTGCCGAGATCTTCTAAGCCATGTGAACTGGATacacaaaattttaataaacaacgaaattcagcaacattatCTGATTCAGCAGCAACTGTTTACCTCAACACAGAGATAAATAATATGGCTCCCACCATTACACTGCTTGGATATAACTTACAACAAACAGCGGAATGTTCCTCACAATCTCCAAAATCACTTTATAGAGATAATAATGGTAATATTTTGGAATTATCCAGTTTAAGCAAAAGCCATCCACGAAGTATTTTGCAAGATGTTGAAACATGTTCACTCGATACACCTGATATTGATGCACGGCATTCTTTGATAAACATCTCCGATCCTGCAAAGACGGCTGGACTCAACACAGAACCAAATATGGTTCAAACTGACATGGAATCAAAACGTATTTCAAAAGAATTAGTAGAGGATTCCCTTGAACCTATGCACACAGATGATATTGCCCACAACTCGGAATCACCAACGTTAAACGAAAGCTCTTCACAACGTATTTTGCAAGAATTCGATGAATGTTCACTCGATACACCTGCTTTTGATGCACAGCATTCTTTGATAAACGTCTCCGATCCTGCAAAGACAGCTGAACTCAACACAGAACCAAATATGCTTCAAACTGACATGGAATCAAAACGTATTTCAAAAGAATTAGTAGAGGATTCCCTTGAACCTATTCACACAGATGATATTGCCCACAACTCGGAATCACCAACGTTAAACGAAAGCTCTTCACAACATATTTTGCAAGAATTCGATGAATGTTCACTCGATACACCTGCTTTTGATGCACAGCATTCTTTGATAAACGTTTCTGATCCTGCAAAGACGGCTGAACTCAACACAGAACTAAATATGGTTCAAACTAACATGGAATCAAATTGCATGTCAAAAGAACTAGCAGAGGATTCCTCAGAACCTATTCACACAGATGATATTCCCGATAATTCTGAATTATCAACGTTAAACGAAAGTTTTCCACAACGTGTTCTGCGAGAGTCATATATACAATCACTCAACACACTTGATTTTGATGGACAACATGGTTCGATATACTGCTTCGATCCTGCAGAAACAGCCGAATTTAGTACAGAAATCGATACGGCTCAAGTCGgcacacaaaataaaaatattttagagCAATCGATGACATATTCTTCACAGTCACTTGACAATGATAATATCGATAATGCTACTTTTTCAAAAGAGCAGACTAACGccgaaaatgtaatttcgtcATCGGACGGAAATGATGAGGAATGGTTACCCGCAGAAGTTCAGTACACT ATGAACCCAGTGCTCGATCAGATACTTTTAAACAATGATGACTATTTacaaagcgaaaaaaatctcgaaaatgtTGGCGAAGATGAACAGATTATTGAAGAAGAGAGTATTGAGTGTGAAGGAACTATGGTTGATGAAAGATTACGGAGATCGAATCGTCGTCGAAATGTTATTTTATCACCGTTTCCTGAGAGAGGAACAAGTGAAAGTGTTTCGTTGCCTCGACTTTCTCCGACAATGACCAACGATGCCACAGAACAAAGTCACGACGATAGCGTTACCGATGAGGATTACATTCCGACCGAGGCTTCAAGCTCTTCAGATGAATTTCTAAATGCAACGAATAACAGTAATACTAGCGCTGgacgcgaaaaaaatgttccgaCAAACAATTGTATTCACTCACGAGAAAAGGATTCCGGAGTGTTAAACATTTCCGGCAGAGCGGCAACAGGATCGGTGGATGACACAAATTTATCCGTGCAAACATCagctcaaaaaaaaagtgagaaaaaatacttttgcaTGTATTGCCATAAACTTTATAGCAAACTCCCACGGCATCTTGAGACAGTCCACATCAAAGAGAAtgacgtgaaaaagttttccaTGCTAAAGAGAG GTTCAAAAGAGCGCAGAGAAGTGATAGATGCGCTGAGAAACAATGGAACTTTTAATTTCAACACTAATCCGAAATTCAATACTGGTGAACTCATGGTTTGTCGCCGACCAAACCCAAAGTACAAAAGGACTGCAAAAGATTACAAAACTTGCGTAAGCTGTTTGAAATCGCACTCAATGCGGAATATTCGACATCATTATGCCAAATGTCGCAAGGATGGCATCAAAAATCAGCGGTCGATTTTAGTCCTTGGCAAGGCCATAGAAGGTCGTCTACATAAAGAAGCAAGTGAAAAATTAAGACTCGAAGTTTTTCCCCCACTTCGAGAAGATGACGTTGTACGTCTCATTAGATACGATCGTCTCCTCATCATTTGGGGAAACAAGTTATGTGCGAAATATACTCCACACTACCAACACGCAATGATTCGCTCCAGATTACGAAGGATGGGTAACCTGGTCCTCACGGCCAAAGTTGTCAATCCAGACATAACGGATTGCGCATCTCTATACGACCCAAAAGTATACGACGATGTGGTAAAGGCTGTTCGAATCGTCGCTCGTTACAACGAATCCGAAGGTGAATTCGGAGCACCGAGTTTGGGGATGAATTTGGGTACATACATAAAACAGATTGGAGCCATCCTAGTCAATGAATACGTAAAATCAGATGAATCCGAGAAAGAACGAAGAGTCGAAcaatttctaaaaattttcaaagtcgactTTCACATTGATATAAACAATGTGGCCCTTGAAAACCAAAGAAAAAACCAGCGGCAGCGAAAAATTATACTTCCATCAGAGGGAGATATTCGAACTTTCATGCAATACATTGGctcggaaacaaaaattacgtATGAGAAATTAGAAACAAAATTCTCATATAAAGAATGGTTCAAACTCTGTGAATTGTTAGCGGTTGGAATGGTGGTATTTAGTCGACGACGTACAGGTGAAATAAGCAACATAAGCGTAGATGATTATCGGAATCCTCTAAAACTCGATGATCGAACCGACAAAGAATTGTATCAGAATTTGTCACCGCAAGCCAAAGCTGCCGCTGATCGGTACACGCTTATATCGATTCGCGGTAAAAAAGGACGTCAAGTACGTGTATTATTGTACCCGCAATTGGTGAAAGGCATAGATCTCATATTGAAATATCGTGAAACCGCTGGAGTTCCGagcaataataaatttttattcgggCTTCGAAGTCGTAATCCGAAAAAAACAATGACTATCGATGCCTGCGATGCCATGCGTAAGCACTCCGGCCGCTGCGGGGCTGCGTTCCCTGATACACTTCGAGGCACGAAACTTCGGAAGAACATTGCGACCAAGTGTCATCGATTGAACCTGAACGATAACGAAATTTCAGATCTGGCAAACTTTATGGGTCATTCAGAAAGAATTCACCGAGACATTTATCGGCAGCCGATCGTGGAACGAGAGATTATAGGAATATCGCGTCTATTAGAAGAAGTTCTCAATGATGAATCTGATGACGAAGATTCTGGCGATGATCAAGCTTTGACCGACAATAATCCGACTCAAAGTCAAGCAGCACACGGTATAGAGCGCAGTACTGACCCCTCTTCATCAAGACACTCATCAATACTAAACGACATCGAATCTCCAGAAATATCGGACACAAATGTagagataaatgaaaatgagtacatcgaacgaaataataagcCGAAGAATGCTAACCAAAATATTC aaaaaggaacaaaacgtccTTGGACACAACGAGAAAAATCTATCGTGACcaaagctttttcaaaatatttgaaggaAAAGCGTTTACCCTCATTcacagaaataaaagaattacaaaaacaaTATTCAGATATTCTTGGACATCGAACACCAGCACAAGTGAAAGCATGGGTTAACAATCAGAATAGAGCAACATCAAAACGTTAA